One stretch of Melospiza georgiana isolate bMelGeo1 chromosome 28, bMelGeo1.pri, whole genome shotgun sequence DNA includes these proteins:
- the SNX11 gene encoding sorting nexin-11, with protein MLENREEELTTVRVQDPRVQNEGSWNSYVDYKIFLHTNSRAFTAKTSCVRRRYREFVWLRRQLQRNAGLVPVPELPGKSAFFVGSTDEFIERRRQGLQHFLERVVQSAVLLSDSRLHLFLQSQLPVPAIEACVQGRGPHSVTEAILHYAMAGPAWGQRGDSDGAGLGPASCASLGSAQGCLESFPYWGDLGMDETRPESPERPAGHQVTPLDSPECPTGHGVTPLDSPECPTGHGVTPLDSPERPTGHGVTSKESLGFPKFPPGH; from the exons ATGTTGGAGAACCGAGAGGAa GAGCTGACCACGGTGCGGGTGCAGGATCCGCGCGTGCAGAACGAGGGCTCCTGGAACTCCTACGTGGATTACAAGATCTTCCTGCAC ACCAACAGCAGGGCCTTCACCGCCAAGACCTCGTGCGTGCGGCGCCGCTACCGGGAGTTCGTGTGGCTGCGGCGGCAGCTCCAGCGCAACGCCGGCCTGGT GCCGGTGCCGGAGCTGCCGGGGAAATCCGCGTTTTTCGTGGGCAGCACGGATGAGTTCATCGAGAGGCGccggcaggggctgcagcacttCCTGGAGAG ggtggtgCAGAGCGCGGTGCTGCTCTCCGACAGCCGCCTGCACCtgttcctgcagagccagctgccCGTGCCCGCCATCGAGGCCTGCGTGCAGGGCCGGGGCCCCCACTCGGTCACCGAGGCCATCCTGCACTACGCCATGGCCGGGCCCGCCtggggacagcgcggggacagCGACGGCGCGGGGCTGGGCCCGgccag ctgtgccagcctgggcagcgcccagggctgcctggagAGCTTCCCCTACTGGGGTGACCTGGGCATGGACGAGACACGGCCGGAGAGCCCCGAGCGTCCGGCCGGACACCAAGTGACCCCTCTGGACAGCCCAGAGTGTCCAACTGGACATGGAGTGACCCCTCTGGACAGCCCCGAGTGTCCAACTGGACATGGAGTGACCCCTCTGGACAGCCCAGAGCGTCCAACTGGACATGGAGTGACCTCTAAGGAGAGCCTGGGATTCCCGAAATTCCCACCTGGACACTGA